One Trichoderma atroviride chromosome 7, complete sequence DNA segment encodes these proteins:
- a CDS encoding uncharacterized protein (EggNog:ENOG41): MAIGSTDQALDLISSPTSAQNGIVQDVNGGWTASGSNSSSDDGSMDAVSGYLSPHPSLTVPAPLVPGLLSQLDEYISQSQDQAVLSLGPSPRLIHALSSGQQSPAAADYSTPEFIYFDISDTPPTIGAVFQSRTEYAADRLASQPQMLAMMGYNCFIHHTQVSSSEVLQEALAASALHCMRNTANAALVRGEVAKRVVRLIGSIRHAITSASDAAAASGGVGRELDLLPVLQALVVYQCIRYFARDDIGERMRAERDEAIVQSLLAALYPRLRSFSKSIDSWDAWIYYESMRRTILTAEILSGTYLFLKQGWDQVEGRMVQLQFTAQVALWTAKSAVEWEAMWTRGPKLEVTMRSWNEDTREALPEDLDDLGHVIWALHHGLELMKNWLGKAEMGRWGLQPVMGSWN, translated from the coding sequence ATGGCAATTGGGAGTACGGATCAGGCGCTTGATCTGATTTCATCCCCAACGAGTGCGCAAAATGGTATTGTCCAAGATGTGAATGGGGGCTGGACAGCGAGtggcagcaatagcagcagcgatgatggcagcatGGATGCCGTATCAGGCTACCTATCACCGCATCCGTCTCTAACGGTGCCCGCTCCGCTGGTACCCGGCCTGCTGTCTCAGCTAGACGAGTACATTTCCCAAAGCCAGGACCAGGCCGTGCTGTCGTTGGGCCCGAGTCCCCGGCTGATCCATGCCCTGTCTTCGGGCCAACAGTCTCCCGCAGCGGCGGACTACTCCACCCCCGAGTTTATATACTTTGACATATCAGACACTCCTCCGACCATCGGTGCCGTGTTCCAGTCCAGAACGGAGTATGCGGCCGACCGTCTGGCCTCGCAGCCGCAGATGCTGGCCATGATGGGTTATAATTGTTTCATCCACCACACACAGGTGTCGTCGTCAGAAGTGCTGCAGGAGGCCCTCGCCGCAAGTGCCCTACATTGCATGAGGAACACGGCCAATGCGGCCCTCGTGCGAGGCGAGGTTGCCAAGCGAGTGGTTCGCCTCATTGGGTCCATCCGACACGCCATCACCTCCGCatctgatgctgctgctgccagcggTGGTGTTGGCAGGGAACTCGACCTGCTCCCTGTGCTGCAAGCCCTGGTCGTCTATCAATGCATCCGCTACTTTGCAAGAGACGACATCGGCGAACGAATGCGCGCAGAACGGGACGAAGCCATTGTACAATCTCTTCTAGCAGCTTTATATCCGCGTCTCCGGTCCTTTTCCAAGAGCATCGACAGCTGGGACGCCTGGATCTACTACGAGAGCATGCGCCGCACCATCCTCACCGCCGAGATCCTCTCAGGGACCTATCTCTTCCTGAAGCAAGGCTGGGACCAAGTCGAGGGCCGCATGGTGCAGCTCCAGTTCACGGCGCAGGTGGCTCTCTGGACGGCCAAGTCGGCGGTGGAGTGGGAGGCGATGTGGACGCGAGGGCCCAAGCTTGAGGTGACGATGCGGTCGTGGAATGAAGATACCCGCGAGGCGCTGCCGGAGGACTTGGACGATTTGGGCCATGTGATTTGGGCGCTGCATCATGGGCTTGAGTTGATGAAGAATTGGCTGGGGAAGGCTGAGATGGGACGATGGGGGCTGCAGCCTGTGATGGGGAGTTGGAATTAA
- a CDS encoding uncharacterized protein (EggNog:ENOG41) has translation MAATSNDGFLIPYRVISITDKTHKSSYPAISPSRPALSQAGRTVLVTGGSGGIGYGIALAFATAGADKVIIVGREEAKQKAAAAKLAQEAGPESQTKFEGRAALPNKPESIDSLWDSLEAEGVHVDVLVLNAAVTGSAATSSMWNAGWEAIWEQFIVHVRSLNHYSERFWKQKSDKKIYLVNVATSAIHDWPAGETTKIYGLTKNSGVLLLQQLARDTPVSKMQIVNFHPGAILSPGAKSHGATERSLNWDDISLPSSVAVWAASDEAAFLHGRFIWSAWDVEELQSGQLRERIEKDEQYLRIGVHGV, from the exons ATGGCAGCCACATCAAACGACGGCTTCCTAATCCCCTACCGggtcatctccatcaccgaCAAAACCCACAAATCCTCCTACCCGGCCATTTCGCCCTCTCGCCCCGCCCTCTCCCAGGCCGGCCGGACGGTCCTCGTCACCGGCGGCAGTGGGGGCATCGGCTACGGCATCGCCCTCGCCTTTGCCACAGCTGGAGCCGACAAGgtcatcatcgtcggcagagaagaggccaagcAAAAGGCGGCGGCTGCAAAGCTCGCTCAAGAGGCGGGCCCTGAATCACAAACAAAGTTTGAAGGGAGAGCTGCTTTGCCAAACAAGCCGGAGAGCATCGACAGTTTGTGGGATTCTCTTGAGGCGGAGGGCGTTCACGTGGATGTCCTCGTTTTGAATGCGGCTGTTACGGGCTCTGCAGCGACATCTTCGATGTGGAATGCCGGATGGGAGGCAATCTGGGAACAGTTCATTGTCCATGTGCGTTCGCTCAACCACTATAGCGAACGGTtctggaagcaaaagagcgATAAAAAG ATATACCTCGTCAACGTGGCGACTTCTGCGATCCACGACTGGCCCGCTGGGGAGACGACCAAGATCTATGGACTCACCAAGAATTCGGGCGtgctcctgctccagcaACTTGCGCGGGACACTCCAGTTTCCAAGATGCAAATCGTCAACTTTCACCCGGGGGCCATCTTGAGCCCTGGTGCGAAGAGCCATGGCGCCACTGAGCGCTCTTTGAACTGGGATGATA TCAGTCTCCCCTCCTCGGTTGCCGTGTGGGCAGCTTCAGACGAGGCGGCCTTTTTGCACGGTCGCTTCATCTGGTCGGCGTGGGATGTGGAGGAGCTCCAGAGCGGGCAGCTCAGAGAGCGTATAGAAAAGGATGAGCAGTATCTCCGGATCGGCGTTCACGGCGTATAG
- a CDS encoding uncharacterized protein (BUSCO:EOG092D40E2), with the protein MGAQESKPQGHSWKVSGPPSVSLPVLETLQTSPETDASRSRLVEQHIQARVAEELKKLHKKESDALKLAHDKLADLASSDAEDKGPSRYTVGKEIEALSGKLEQRKQVRELPEGVEIARNNVIRCLRENDRKPLVCYDEVEAFKAEVKKLEKEWINRVTA; encoded by the exons ATGGGTGCCCAAGAGTCCAAACCCCAAGGTCATTCATGGAAGGT CTCAGGACCTCCCAGCGTCTCTCTACCGGTCCTAGAGACGCTCCAAACCAGTCCTGAA ACCGATGCGTCTCGCAGCAGACTAGTCGAGCAGCACATCCAGGCCCGCGTTGCcgaggagctcaagaagctgcacAAGAAAGAATCCGACGCCCTGAAACTCGCGCACGACAAACTCGCCGACCTTGCATCTTCAGACGCCGAAGACAAGGGCCCCTCACGCTATACCGTCGGCAAGGAGATCGAGGCGCTAAGCGGCAAACTCGAGCAGCGAAAGCAGGTGCGGGAACTGCCCGAGGGCGTGGAGATTGCACGAAACAACGTTATCCGATGCTTGAGAGAAAACGACAGGAAGCCACTAGTCTGCTACGACGAGGTTGAGGCGTTCAAGGCGGAagtgaagaagctggagaaggaatgGATTAACAGGGTGACCGCATAA
- a CDS encoding uncharacterized protein (EggNog:ENOG41~TransMembrane:7 (o58-80i143-161o181-197i218-236o256-275i287-310o316-333i)) → MDYHPRRFAGGIESLVPTSVLQVRSSDSSEVQPNPTIAPYTTALNGVNQTQNNLFRDLLWISLGAVGVIILLIRLAELAWAKLRQVSAMSVPREKQGYWKISQWSWMPGMKKHMIYAPLFGKRHNREFRFSSAINVGTLPSRLHATLLILYLASNIAYMFILDWTQANYFSFCAELRGRAGTLGLVNMVPLIIMAGRNNPLIKLLQISFDTYNLLHRWMGRIVVIEILIHTIAWAIPSVANSGWAGAWKSVTHSPFLGSGGLGTLVLLLMFIQAVSPLRHAFYETFLNLHILLAAVTFACTWIHCATASIPGGLPQLSWIITIVSLWVADRLARIARLAWVNWSDKGFADALCEPMPGDVTRVTFRLPRYVDIKPGTHAYLRFWGVNAWESHPFSIAWVEHEVQHSLPASEKEPLTAMDRNSAYTLVSFLIGAQTGMTRKLFNTVRASEQGIRMKAALEGPYAGHHSLDSYGHAVLFAGSTGITHQISYIRHLLNGYNDGTVATRRVTLVWIIREYESLEWVRPFMDQILRIPNRKDILRIQVFVTRPQNPRDIASTSSTVKMFPGRPNVPLLLAKEVQEQTGAMVVSVCGPGALADDVRGAVRSVQGHTVIDFIEESFTW, encoded by the coding sequence ATGGACTACCATCCGCGCCGGTTCGCTGGTGGCATCGAGTCCCTGGTACCTACATCAGTGCTGCAGGTCAGGTCGTCGGACAGCTCAGAGGTACAACCCAACCCAACAATCGCACCCTATACCACAGCACTAAATGGTGTCAACCAGACGCAGAACAACCTATTTAGAGACTTACTTTGGATCAGTCTGGGAGCCGTTGGTGTCATCATCTTACTCATTAGATTAGCAGAGCTGGCATGGGCCAAGCTACGCCAGGTATCGGCCATGTCAGTGCCGCGGGAGAAGCAGGGCTACTGGAAGATATCCCAATGGAGCTGGATGCCGGGCATGAAGAAGCATATGATATATGCTCCCCTGTTTGGCAAACGCCACAACCGAGAGTTCCGCTTCTCATCTGCCATCAACGTTGGCACCCTGCCGTCACGGCTTCATGCTACTCTCCTCATCTTGTACCTCGCCAGTAACATTGCGTACATGTTCATCCTGGATTGGACTCAAGCAAACTACTTTTCCTTTTGCGCCGAATTGCGAGGCCGAGCCGGCACTTTGGGCCTTGTCAACATGGTTCCCCTGATCATCATGGCGGGGCGAAACAACCCTCTGATCAAGCTGTTGCAAATCAGCTTCGACACATACAACCTCCTGCATCGATGGATGGGCCGCATTGTTGTTATCGAGATCCTCATCCACACCATTGCCTGGGCCATCCCGAGCGTTGCTAACAGCGGATGGGCCGGTGCCTGGAAATCCGTGACCCACAGCCCGTTTCTCGGATCCGGAGGCCTTGGCACTTTGGTTCTGTTGCTGATGTTCATCCAGGCCGTCTCGCCTCTCCGACACGCCTTTTACGAGACGTTTCTCAACCTTCACATCCTCCTTGCCGCCGTGACATTCGCCTGTACATGGATCCACTGCGCTACCGCCAGCATCCCAGGTGGCCTTCCTCAGCTGTCTTGGATCATTACCATTGTGTCACTCTGGGTAGCTGACCGACTTGCTCGAATTGCCCGCCTTGCGTGGGTCAACTGGTCCGACAAGGGCTTTGCAGATGCTTTGTGTGAACCCATGCCTGGCGACGTTACGAGAGTCACTTTCCGCCTGCCGCGATATGTTGACATCAAGCCAGGAACCCACGCCTATCTTCGCTTCTGGGGCGTCAACGCATGGGAGAGCCACCCCTTTTCCATCGCTTGGGTCGAGCACGAGGTCCAACACTCCCTGCCTGCGTCCGAGAAAGAGCCTCTCACCGCGATGGACCGCAACAGTGCCTACACTTTGGTATCATTCCTCATCGGCGCCCAGACTGGTATGACACGAAAGCTCTTCAACACAGTCAGAGCCTCAGAGCAAGGGATTCGAATGaaggcggcgctggaaggTCCGTACGCTGGACACCACAGCCTCGACTCCTACGGCCACGCAGTTCTATTTGCCGGCTCTACAGGCATCACCCATCAGATCTCCTACATTCGACACCTGCTCAACGGCTACAACGACGGCACAGTTGCGACGCGGCGAGTTACGCTTGTCTGGATTATCCGGGAGTATGAATCCCTAGAGTGGGTGCGCCCATTCATGGACCAGATCCTGCGAATTCCCAACCGCAAAGACATCCTCCGCATCCAAGTGTTTGTCACACGGCCTCAAAACCCTCGCGATAttgccagcaccagctcGACCGTCAAGATGTTCCCCGGACGACCCAACGTCCCGTTACTGCTGGCCAAGGAAGTCCAGGAACAGACTGGTGCCATGGTGGTTAGCGTGTGCGGGCCCGGTGCCTTGGCAGACGATGTACGAGGCGCTGTTCGGTCAGTGCAAGGCCACACGGTGATTGATTTCATTGAAGAAAGTTTCACTTGGTGA
- a CDS encoding uncharacterized protein (CAZy:GH47~SECRETED:SignalP(1-27)), with product MFAGRPRFVRNGIIFTIVLFILWRFQASSPSPSPSTTEWKLLKHRMNDGASQFQYPESKSSFDWGAVKLRYLPSNTTELPKKSLRPLPRIQHPFGPEPSPAARERRARLKEVKKVALRAWKGYKKHAWMQDALLPISGGGREQFSGWAATLVDSLDTLWIMGLREEFDEAVAAVADIDFGNSTSNRINIFETNIRYLGGLLAAYDLSGRELLLKKAVELGDLIYGGFNTENGMPVDFINFRAAKEGGGLQVESGVVSASPGTLSLELAHLSQVTGDMKYYSAVAQLMDVFYQGQNQTRVPGVWPMNINMNAKDVVQGSTFTLGGCADSLYEYLPKMHQLLGGGEPKYDIMSRTFLKTADRHFLFRPMLPNEDDILISGNVNINAKGQPVLDPETEHLACFVGGMFGLAGRLFSNEDDVERGIKLTNGCVFAYRAFPTGMMPERLDFAPCKDRAHCPWDEEYWMLERDKRNEWKEHLPKGFTTAKDPRYLLRPEAIESVFYAYRLTGRKEFQDAGWDMFTAIAKGTKTEYANAAVLDVTTFAKKPPQEDYMESFWLAETLKYFYLLFTTPDIISLDDYVLNTEAHPFKLIN from the exons ATGTTTGCAGGCCGCCCGCGTTTCGTACGCAatggcatcatcttcacaatagtcctcttcatcttatGGCGCTTCCAggcctcatcgccatcaccatcgccatcaaccacAGAATGGAAGCTACTAAAGCACCGCATGAACGACGGCGCGTCGCAGTTCCAGTATCCCGAGTCAAAGTCCAGCTTCGACTGGGGCGCCGTGAAGCTTCGCTATCTCCCCAGCAACACCACGGAACTGCCCAAGAAGAGTTTGCGGCCTCTTCCACGGATCCAGCACCCATTTGGACCCGAACCATCACCTGCGGCGCGGGAGCGGAGAGCGAGACTGAAGGAGGTGAAAAAGGTCGCTTTGCGGGCATGGAAGGGGTACAAAAAGCATGCCTGGATGCAAGACGCCCTGTTGCCGATTTCTggaggcggaagagagcAGTTCTCGGGTTGGGCGGCCACGCTGGTTGATTCACTCGACACCCTTTGGATCATGGGGCTGCGGGAGGAATTTGACGAGGCGGTGGCTGCAGTGGCGGACATTGACTTTGGAAATTCGACGAGCAACCGGATCAACATCTTTGAAACGAATATTCGTTATCTCGGCGGTCTGCTAGCAGCGTATGATTTGAGCGGTAGGGAACTGCTGCTAAAGAAGGCAGTGGAGCTGGGAGATCTCATCTATGGCGGATTCAACACCGAAAACGGCATGCCCGTCGACTTCATCAACTTCCGTGCCGccaaagaaggaggaggactGCAAGTCGAAAGTGGCGTCGTGTCAGCCTCGCCAGGAACGCTGTCTCTCGAGCTAGCGCACTTGTCCCAGGTCACCGGGGACATGAAATACTACAGCGCCGTGGCGCAACTGATGGATGTGTTTTACCAGGGCCAGAACCAGACGAGGGTGCCGGGAGTCTGGCCGATGAACATCAACATGAACGCCAAAGATGTGGTCCAGGGGAGCACCTTTACGCTTGGCGGCTGCGCCGACTCTCTGTACGAGTATCTGCCTAAGATGCATCAGCTGCTCGGAGGCGGCGAGCCCAAGTACGACATCATGTCCAGGACGTTTCTCAAGACGGCGGACCGACACTTTTTGTTCCGACCAATGCTGCCCAACGAGGACGACATTCTCATATCCGGCAACGTCAACATCAACGCAAAAGGCCAGCCGGTGCTTGATCCCGAAACGGAGCATCTGGCCTGTTTTGTCGGCGGCATGTTTGGCCTGGCAGGGCGGCTCTTCAGCAACGAAGACGACGTCGAGCGAGGCATCAAGCTAACCAACGGCTGCGTCTTCGCATACCGCGCCTTTCCCACGGGCATGATGCCAGAAAGGCTCGATTTCGCGCCGTGCAAGGACCGCGCCCACTGCCCCTGGGACGAGGAGTACTGGATGCTGGAGCGAGATAAGCGCAACGAGTGGAAAGAGCACCTGCCAAAGGGTttcaccaccgccaaagACCCGAGATATCTGCTGAGACCCGAGGCCATTGAGAGCGTCTTTTACGCGTACCGACTCACAGGACGGAAGGAATTCCAGGACGCCGGGTGGGACATGTTTACGGCCATTGCAAAGGGCACCAAGACGGAGTATGCGAATGCCGCGGTGCTGGATGTGACGACGTTTGCGAAGAAGCCGCCTCAGGAGGACTATATGGAG AGTTTCTGGCTTGCCGAGACGCTCAAGTACTTTTACCTCCTCTTCACAACGCCAGACATTATCAGCTTGGATGACTATGTGTTGAACACCGAGGCCCATCCTTTcaaacttataaattaa
- a CDS encoding uncharacterized protein (EggNog:ENOG41), which yields MLSLNGIKNACPKCSYAYLFTAQRQFAHSISTASSVRRSTAPRIQQIQRGSYQLNRQCFSSSSIAFQESHDASRGQSLEDIEKVVREAKQRFRDTLPKGYLNEEEYALYERLYGPPLRETTPEDVGIPTHADMGGQVPRPTDEGTLLRQSEEGGFEEVTYRIPPRQGDEQELESEFEQPLESESAVETVQEPSDYVDAVARNPREREALQRLMQDFKTAQQKQLEDEVAAAREEAEAEQEAYEVEEEELFPESEEIAADAEPEMGLGESRRFHPYTLDGRFHASPVEISLPQSALVTPIRDLLDRTHLGHVKTAAEAAFGGQGLPTSPFTPEGRKNGQMGGVGLPPDQRHMTEIEADAFLAGYLPPSYASVVSVLREVRRRLGSDWIRQRLQKDGSAGLSVLDAGAGGAGLVAWDQVLQAEWDLLREQGVVKGSQPPGRKTVITGSDRLRHRLKSFLHNTTFLPRLPDYEHSGEMQGERLDAGDTPQARKSYDLIIASHLFLKEKQDHYRQAVLNNLWTLLNKDGGVLIVIEKAHPRGFEAVAHVRDTLLKQFILPQNGESSAPTEELNPAYHKEREPGHIIAPCTNHGTCPMYKEVGKSKGRKDYCYFNQRFTRPGFYTKMLGNSTNNQGDVEFSYVAIQRGRSKADQLPGWKSTEQAFAGYENSPNPPDMQTLPRMVLPPLKRKGHVTLDVCTPQGKIERWTVPKSYSKLAYHDARKSHWGDLWALGAKTRVTRSVRVGSGVDDGGKRAEGGKKPRKVEITMDGGRLSANEKNARKERRTKGKRDRQTDLIKEILEAEDIEELEIEREMDAEVQEEFELEDEKGRERR from the coding sequence ATGTTGTCATTAAATGGAATCAAAAATGCTTGCCCAAAGTGCAGTTATGCATATCTCTTCACAGCACAGCGGCAATTTGCTCATTCGATTTCCACAGCTTCATCAGTGCGAAGATCAACGGCCCCACGCATACAACAAATTCAGCGAGGCTCGTATCAATTAAACAGACAATGTTTTTCCAGCTCTAGTATTGCTTTTCAGGAATCCCATGATGCATCAAGGGGCCAATCCCTAGAGGATATCGAAAAGGTTGTTCGAGAAGCAAAGCAGCGCTTTCGAGACACACTTCCAAAGGGCTATCTCAACGAAGAAGAGTATGCTCTTTATGAACGGCTTTATGGTCCACCACTTCGAGAGACTACACCAGAAGATGTCGGCATTCCAACTCACGCTGACATGGGAGGTCAAGTCCCACGACCGACTGATGAGGGGACATTACTGCGACAGTCCGAAGAGGGAGGTTTTGAGGAAGTGACTTACAGAATTCCCCCACGACAGGGCGACGAGCAAGAGCTAGAGTCTGAGTTTGAACAGCCCTTGGAGTCTGAATCTGCGGTGGAAACGGTTCAAGAGCCTTCAGATTATGTTGACGCTGTTGCCAGAAATCCAAGGGAGCGTGAAGCGCTGCAAAGGCTCATGCAAGATTTCAAAACTGCGCAAcagaagcagctggaggatgaAGTTGCAgctgcgagagaagaagccgaggccgagcaggagGCATATGAagtggaggaagaagagttaTTCCCAGAATCAGAAGAGATTGCTGCCGATGCAGAGCCGGAAATGGGCCTTGGCGAGTCACGGCGATTCCACCCTTATACCTTGGACGGCAGATTTCATGCAAGTCCCGTCGAAATCTCGCTGCCCCAAAGCGCTCTTGTTACACCCATACGTGATCTCCTGGACCGGACTCATTTAGGCCATGTCAAGACTGCCGCCGAAGCAGCTTTTGGTGGGCAAGGCCTGCCGACGTCTCCATTCACGCCGGAAGGGAGGAAAAACGGGCAAATGGGCGGAGTCGGCCTGCCTCCCGATCAGCGACACATGACGGAGATTGAGGCAGATGCGTTTCTAGCCGGATATTTACCTCCTTCGTATGCTTCTGTGGTGTCAGTCTTGCGGGAGGTACGAAGACGACTGGGCAGTGACTGGATCAGGCAACGCCTTCAAAAGGACGGCTCTGCAGGACTGAGCGTTCTGGACGCcggcgctggcggtgctggtTTAGTTGCTTGGGATCAAGTCCTCCAGGCAGAGTGGGATTTGTTGAGAGAGCAGGGCGTGGTGAAGGGCTCACAGCCTCCCGGGAGGAAAACCGTCATCACCGGATCGGATCGACTACGGCATCGATTGAAGAGTTTCCTGCACAACACTACGTTTTTGCCCCGGTTGCCAGATTACGAACACTCGGGAGAAATGCAAGGTGAGCGTCTGGATGCCGGTGATACGCCACAGGCACGAAAAAGCTATGATCTCATCATCGCTTCGCATCTGTTtctcaaagagaagcaggacCATTACCGCCAGGCCGTCTTGAATAACCTCTGGACGCTACTTAACAAGGACGGCGGTGTGCTTATTGTAATTGAAAAAGCACATCCCCGTGGGTTTGAAGCAGTCGCCCACGTGAGGGATACGCTTCTGAAACAATTCATTTTGCCTCAGAATGGCGAGTCCAGTGCTCCAACTGAAGAATTGAACCCGGCATATCATAAAGAACGAGAGCCCGGCCACATCATCGCACCATGCACAAACCACGGAACGTGTCCCATGTATAAGGAAGTGGGAAAGAGCAAGGGCCGTAAAGATTACTGCTACTTCAACCAACGATTCACACGGCCCGGATTCTATACCAAGATGCTGGGCAACAGCACAAACAACCAGGGCGACGTGGAGTTTAGCTACGTGGCGATTCAACGTGGCCGCTCAAAGGCAGACCAGCTCCCAGGATGGAAATCCACCGAGCAGGCCTTTGCAGGATACGAAAACTCCCCCAACCCACCAGACATGCAAACCCTCCCCCGGATGGTGCTCCCACCGCTGAAGCGCAAAGGCCACGTCACGCTCGACGTATGCACGCCCCAAGGCAAGATTGAGCGATGGACCGTCCCCAAGAGCTACAGCAAGCTCGCATACCACGACGCGAGAAAATCGCACTGGGGCGATCTCTGGGCTCTGGGCGCCAAGACCAGGGTGACTCGCAGCGTCCGAGTCGGCAGCGGGGTAGACGACGGAGGCAAGCGAGCGGAAGGCGGCAAGAAGCCTCGCAAGGTCGAGATCACAATGGATGGCGGGCGACTATCTGCGAATGAGAAGAATGCGCGAAAGGAACGCAGGACCAAGGGCAAGCGGGATCGACAGACTGATTTGATCAAGGAGATTCTGGAGGCTGAGGATattgaggagctggagattgagagggagatggacgCGGAGGTGCAAGAGGAGTTTGAGTTGGAGGACGAAAAAGGTAGAGAGAGACGATGA
- a CDS encoding uncharacterized protein (EggNog:ENOG41~TransMembrane:1 (o146-165i)) → MSGPVHIASDGEWESLLSGTSVVVADFYADWCGPCKMIAPHFERLAKEHSSPKKVAFAKVNVDNQANIARTNGVTAMPTFKIFHNGTAIETIRGANPSALTEAVNKAVSLSGSSGKKAEAVFKTPGRTLGGGAAAQGQGRPWNVSGLLNIVMMLVGLYLTSLFSIDAFKAAEQSMFNPNRQPAPQLKPTAAKGPVPAGSARVQQQQQKPVFRTLADL, encoded by the exons ATGAGCGGCCCCGTCCATATCGCATCTGATGGCGAGTGGGAGTCACTGCTCTCCGGCACCAGCGTGGTTGTCGCAGACT TCTACGCCGACTGGTGCGGACCATGCAAGATGATCGCGCCGCACTTTGAGCGCCTCGCCAAGGAGCACTCGTCGCCGAAAAAGGTCGCCTTCGCAAAGGTCAACGTCGACAACCAAGCCAACATTGCCCGCACCAACGGCGTCACCGCCATGCCCACCTTCAAGATCTTCCACAACGGCACAGCCATCGAGACCATCCGGGGCGCCAACCCGTCGGCCCTGACCGAGGCCGTCAACAAGGCCGTTTCgctcagcggcagcagtggcaagaaggccgaggccgtATTCAAGACCCCCGGCAGGACCCTCGGCGGCGGTGCAGCTGCTCAGGGCCAGGGCCGCCCTTGGAACGTGTCTGGGCTGTTAAACATCGTCATGATGCTCGTCGGACTGTACTTGACGTCTTTATTTTCG ATTGATGCTTTCAAGGCTGCGGAACAGTCCATGTTTAACCCAAACAGACAGCCAGCGCCGCAGCTGAAGCCAACGGCGGCCAAAGGGCCTGTGCCCGCAGGTAGCGCCCgagtgcagcagcaacagcagaagcCAGTGTTTAGGACCCTAGCCGATTTGTGA
- a CDS encoding uncharacterized protein (EggNog:ENOG41~TransMembrane:1 (o146-165i)), translating into MSGPVHIASDGEWESLLSGTSVVVADFYADWCGPCKMIAPHFERLAKEHSSPKKVAFAKVNVDNQANIARTNGVTAMPTFKIFHNGTAIETIRGANPSALTEAVNKAVSLSGSSGKKAEAVFKTPGRTLGGGAAAQGQGRPWNVSGLLNIVMMLVGLYLTSLFSARNKEA; encoded by the exons ATGAGCGGCCCCGTCCATATCGCATCTGATGGCGAGTGGGAGTCACTGCTCTCCGGCACCAGCGTGGTTGTCGCAGACT TCTACGCCGACTGGTGCGGACCATGCAAGATGATCGCGCCGCACTTTGAGCGCCTCGCCAAGGAGCACTCGTCGCCGAAAAAGGTCGCCTTCGCAAAGGTCAACGTCGACAACCAAGCCAACATTGCCCGCACCAACGGCGTCACCGCCATGCCCACCTTCAAGATCTTCCACAACGGCACAGCCATCGAGACCATCCGGGGCGCCAACCCGTCGGCCCTGACCGAGGCCGTCAACAAGGCCGTTTCgctcagcggcagcagtggcaagaaggccgaggccgtATTCAAGACCCCCGGCAGGACCCTCGGCGGCGGTGCAGCTGCTCAGGGCCAGGGCCGCCCTTGGAACGTGTCTGGGCTGTTAAACATCGTCATGATGCTCGTCGGACTGTACTTGACGTCTTTATTTTCGGCACGTAACAAGGAGGCGTAA